One region of Pseudoalteromonas galatheae genomic DNA includes:
- a CDS encoding DUF2169 family type VI secretion system accessory protein produces MLVNESEWQSGTVEAWDEEKDPIVVIAVKQNFEYDVKGNVYPDPTGAPVVLADDFDGEGLEACLTAVSEVQPYKTGFEVYGELTCFPPTDKQARVIEVGLKLGCNDRVFVDKLLRVTGERVWKRSLFGPVASDPQVLSSCVLNYQLAYGGTSLSDEEQVSTQNPLGRGYKLKNKEAKGQPLPQVEYANQVLKKPSHDTAVASFAAIPPFWSPRGDKLPEVDEAQALAGKFPFKEVVPAAHYQVAPQDQQTPNPFSDGWWIEMMGLTPDLPYGQSLKLMLPRIVPRCRLVNGPDAAPIDMQCDTLVIDSQTQQFSLIWRGKVKKSQTGSNSVFLVEEAQTQGVAHAV; encoded by the coding sequence ATGCTAGTGAATGAATCCGAGTGGCAAAGTGGCACGGTTGAGGCTTGGGATGAGGAAAAAGATCCCATCGTAGTCATCGCTGTGAAGCAAAACTTTGAATACGACGTAAAGGGTAATGTGTATCCCGATCCAACTGGAGCGCCTGTTGTACTTGCTGATGACTTCGACGGTGAAGGGCTTGAAGCCTGCTTAACCGCCGTTAGCGAAGTTCAGCCCTATAAAACCGGTTTTGAGGTATATGGCGAATTGACCTGCTTTCCACCAACCGACAAGCAAGCGCGAGTGATTGAAGTTGGACTAAAACTCGGCTGTAACGATAGGGTCTTTGTTGATAAATTACTTCGAGTTACTGGTGAGCGTGTGTGGAAGCGATCGCTATTCGGGCCTGTGGCGAGCGATCCACAAGTATTATCGTCCTGTGTATTAAATTATCAACTTGCCTATGGCGGCACGAGTCTGTCGGATGAAGAACAAGTTTCGACCCAAAACCCTCTTGGTCGTGGTTATAAGCTCAAGAATAAAGAAGCGAAAGGCCAGCCATTGCCACAAGTGGAGTATGCTAATCAGGTATTAAAAAAACCGAGTCACGACACTGCGGTTGCAAGCTTTGCAGCGATCCCACCATTTTGGTCGCCAAGGGGTGACAAACTCCCAGAGGTTGACGAAGCCCAAGCCCTCGCGGGTAAGTTTCCATTTAAAGAAGTAGTCCCTGCTGCGCATTATCAAGTCGCGCCGCAAGACCAACAAACTCCAAACCCGTTTAGTGATGGCTGGTGGATTGAAATGATGGGCTTAACGCCAGACTTACCTTATGGACAAAGCCTAAAGCTAATGCTGCCCAGAATCGTGCCTCGCTGTCGTTTGGTTAATGGCCCAGACGCCGCGCCTATTGATATGCAGTGTGATACGCTGGTAATTGACTCACAAACACAGCAGTTTTCATTAATTTGGCGAGGAAAGGTAAAAAAGAGCCAAACGGGCAGTAACAGCGTGTTCTTAGTCGAAGAGGCACAAACGCAAGGAGTGGCACATGCAGTTTGA